From Streptomyces yatensis, one genomic window encodes:
- a CDS encoding DUF2267 domain-containing protein: MDYETFISTVSQRSGLPREQAEAFTHATLATLAERITRGEADDLASELPKALKESLVSPTPEAEGFGLDEFVNRVSTRARTSPEVAREGVAAVLSTVREAVSGGEFRHVLSQLPKEFEELIHTPA; the protein is encoded by the coding sequence ATGGACTACGAGACGTTCATCAGCACCGTCTCCCAGCGCTCCGGCCTCCCGCGCGAGCAGGCGGAGGCCTTTACCCACGCCACCCTGGCGACCCTGGCCGAACGGATCACCAGGGGCGAGGCGGACGACCTTGCCTCGGAGCTGCCCAAGGCGCTCAAGGAGTCTCTCGTGTCTCCGACCCCGGAGGCGGAGGGCTTCGGGCTAGACGAGTTCGTCAACAGGGTGAGCACGCGGGCCCGGACCAGTCCGGAAGTCGCCCGGGAAGGCGTGGCAGCGGTGCTGAGTACCGTCCGGGAGGCGGTCAGCGGCGGTGAGTTCCGTCATGTCCTGTCGCAGTTGCCGAAGGAGTTCGAGGAACTCATCCACACTCCGGCCTGA
- a CDS encoding FAD-dependent monooxygenase: MTVEDTATGRTSVVEAEYVVAADGAESATREQVGIARSGQGVVGGQHVNVLFRADLGELIAGRGFFHRAPVLGGRPDQPRRLARYPDAAPCGWSGTGADCRPLS; the protein is encoded by the coding sequence GTGACCGTCGAGGACACGGCGACCGGGCGGACATCGGTCGTCGAGGCGGAGTACGTGGTGGCCGCCGACGGGGCCGAGAGCGCCACCCGGGAGCAGGTCGGCATTGCCCGCAGCGGGCAGGGCGTGGTCGGTGGCCAGCACGTCAACGTGCTGTTCCGCGCGGACTTGGGCGAACTGATCGCCGGGCGCGGCTTCTTCCACCGAGCCCCTGTCCTTGGCGGACGCCCGGACCAACCTCGACGGCTCGCCCGGTACCCGGATGCCGCACCCTGTGGTTGGAGCGGGACGGGCGCCGACTGTCGACCGTTGAGCTGA
- a CDS encoding carboxymuconolactone decarboxylase family protein, with protein MARIPLTPPSTLLNRIGAWYSRRTYGKVLHPGLAAGHNPRVLLTYVRAERGAAKWNRLDPGLKHLAVMAATARINCSWCMDFGHWEADNLGLPMDKISKVPRWRDHRDAFTDLELLVLDYAEAMTETEPRVTDELAATLVERLGEAAFVELTAMVGLENYRSRVNSAFGLTSQGFSDACEVPSQA; from the coding sequence ATGGCCCGTATCCCGCTCACCCCGCCCAGCACCCTGCTCAACCGCATCGGCGCCTGGTACTCCCGGCGCACCTACGGCAAGGTGCTCCACCCCGGTCTGGCCGCCGGCCACAATCCGCGGGTGCTGCTCACCTACGTCCGGGCCGAGCGCGGCGCCGCCAAGTGGAACCGCCTCGACCCGGGCCTCAAGCACCTCGCGGTCATGGCCGCGACGGCCAGGATCAACTGCTCGTGGTGCATGGACTTCGGCCACTGGGAGGCCGACAACCTCGGGCTCCCGATGGACAAGATCTCCAAGGTGCCGCGGTGGCGCGACCACCGGGACGCCTTCACCGATCTCGAGTTGCTCGTCCTGGACTACGCCGAGGCGATGACCGAGACCGAGCCCCGCGTGACCGACGAACTCGCGGCCACCCTGGTCGAGCGGCTCGGTGAGGCGGCGTTCGTCGAACTCACCGCCATGGTCGGTCTGGAGAACTACCGCTCGCGCGTCAACAGCGCCTTCGGCCTGACCAGCCAGGGCTTCTCGGACGCCTGCGAGGTACCGTCACAGGCGTGA
- a CDS encoding RNA polymerase sigma-70 factor translates to MIDTTTFEAHRRMLFGIAYRMLGSVADAEDVVQDAWLRCSQASTPVRNPAGYLVRTVTNLALNRLTSAAATREQYVGPWLPEPLVTRPDIGEEVELAESVSLAMLVVLESLSPLERAVFVLKEVFGFSFREIAGMLDRGEAAVRQVGSRARAHVQARRPRYDAPAEVRRQVTEEFLAACLGGDLNRMMELLAPDVTAWSDGGGKVKAALRPQRGAEKVARFLAAVIAQPMDDPRVHAVDVNGRPGLLFTVAGRPDTVACAEVEDGRITEIRIIRNPDKLRHLPPP, encoded by the coding sequence GTGATCGACACGACCACCTTCGAAGCGCACCGGCGGATGCTGTTCGGCATCGCCTACCGCATGCTCGGCTCCGTCGCCGACGCCGAGGACGTGGTGCAGGACGCCTGGCTGCGGTGCAGTCAGGCCTCCACGCCGGTGCGCAATCCGGCGGGCTATCTGGTCCGTACGGTCACCAACCTCGCGCTCAACCGGCTCACCTCGGCCGCCGCCACCCGCGAGCAGTACGTCGGCCCCTGGCTGCCCGAGCCGCTGGTCACCCGGCCGGACATCGGCGAGGAGGTGGAGCTGGCCGAGTCGGTCTCGCTCGCCATGCTCGTCGTCCTGGAGAGTCTGTCGCCGCTGGAGCGGGCGGTCTTCGTGCTCAAGGAGGTCTTCGGCTTCTCCTTCCGGGAGATCGCCGGAATGCTGGATCGCGGCGAGGCGGCCGTACGGCAGGTGGGCAGCCGGGCCAGGGCCCATGTGCAGGCCCGCCGGCCGCGTTACGACGCCCCGGCGGAGGTGCGGCGGCAGGTCACCGAGGAGTTCCTGGCCGCGTGTCTCGGCGGCGACCTGAACCGCATGATGGAGCTGCTGGCCCCCGATGTGACGGCGTGGAGCGACGGCGGCGGCAAGGTGAAGGCCGCACTCCGCCCGCAGCGGGGCGCGGAGAAGGTCGCCCGCTTCCTCGCCGCCGTCATCGCCCAGCCGATGGACGACCCCCGGGTGCACGCGGTGGACGTCAACGGCCGGCCGGGATTGCTGTTCACGGTCGCGGGCCGCCCGGACACGGTCGCCTGCGCGGAGGTCGAGGACGGGCGCATCACGGAGATCCGCATCATTCGCAACCCGGACAAGCTGCGGCACCTGCCGCCGCCGTAG
- the mca gene encoding mycothiol conjugate amidase Mca, producing MSVHAHPDDESSKGAATLAKYAAEGVEVLVVTCTGGERGDVLNPAMDRPGVRENLAAIRRAEMAEARRILGVRQHFLGFVDSGLPAPGEPLPDGCFALAPLEEAAGRLVGLIRSFRPHVVVTYDETGGYPHPDHIRTHQVTVAAFDAAGEVGRHPEAGAPWRPLKLYYQGGLSRPWFQALHDAMTARGMDSGMREVLAELPAVGLEITTRVPCAEHFATRDRALLAHATQIDPNAGFMLHDRDIEREVWPTEDYRLARSHVDVEVDGATPEDDLFAGVRRPRRPQRPTAAAGAAACPGCE from the coding sequence ATGAGCGTGCACGCCCACCCCGACGACGAGTCCAGCAAGGGCGCGGCCACGCTGGCCAAGTACGCCGCCGAGGGGGTGGAGGTGCTGGTGGTCACCTGCACCGGAGGGGAGCGTGGAGATGTGCTCAACCCCGCCATGGACCGGCCCGGTGTGCGGGAGAACCTCGCCGCGATCCGGCGGGCCGAGATGGCCGAGGCCCGCCGGATCCTGGGGGTGCGCCAGCACTTCCTGGGGTTCGTCGACTCGGGGCTCCCGGCGCCGGGCGAGCCGCTGCCCGACGGCTGCTTCGCGCTCGCGCCCCTGGAGGAGGCGGCCGGACGACTGGTGGGGCTGATCCGGAGCTTCCGACCGCATGTGGTCGTCACGTACGACGAGACCGGCGGCTATCCGCACCCGGACCACATCAGGACCCATCAGGTGACGGTCGCCGCCTTCGACGCGGCGGGGGAGGTGGGCCGCCATCCCGAGGCGGGGGCGCCCTGGCGGCCACTGAAGCTGTACTACCAGGGCGGCTTGTCGCGGCCCTGGTTCCAGGCCCTGCACGACGCCATGACCGCACGGGGCATGGACTCGGGCATGCGGGAGGTGCTGGCCGAACTGCCCGCCGTCGGGCTGGAGATCACCACGCGGGTGCCGTGCGCGGAGCACTTCGCGACCAGGGACCGGGCGCTGCTCGCGCACGCCACGCAGATCGACCCGAACGCCGGGTTCATGCTTCATGACCGTGACATCGAGCGCGAGGTCTGGCCCACTGAGGACTATCGCCTGGCCCGGTCCCACGTCGATGTCGAGGTCGATGGCGCGACTCCCGAGGACGATCTGTTCGCCGGGGTGCGGCGCCCCCGGCGCCCTCAGCGGCCTACGGCGGCGGCAGGTGCCGCAGCTTGTCCGGGTTGCGAATGA
- a CDS encoding TetR/AcrR family transcriptional regulator, protein MTAGLRELKKRQTRQMISDTATRLFMERGFEAVTIAEIATAAQVAKMTVTNYFPRKEDLALDYHETITTALARTVAGRPTGESALTALRRAYLAAVERHDPVVGFSSPEFARMVADSPTLTTRLRELHDQREEALADVLTTETALTPDDPTPRAAAALLTAAHRTLFHHVQALTRAGHPTEEIATAATRSAEKVFDLLEPSLGDYARAGAGAAGLSAPG, encoded by the coding sequence ATGACAGCAGGACTGCGTGAGCTGAAGAAGCGGCAGACGCGCCAGATGATCTCCGACACCGCGACCCGGCTCTTCATGGAGCGCGGCTTCGAGGCGGTGACCATCGCCGAGATCGCGACGGCGGCCCAGGTGGCCAAGATGACGGTCACGAACTACTTCCCGCGCAAGGAAGACCTGGCCCTCGACTACCACGAGACGATCACCACCGCCCTGGCCCGGACCGTCGCGGGCCGCCCGACCGGCGAATCGGCCCTGACCGCGCTGCGCCGCGCATACCTGGCCGCGGTCGAGCGTCACGACCCCGTCGTCGGCTTCTCCAGCCCGGAGTTCGCCCGCATGGTCGCCGACAGCCCCACCCTGACCACCCGACTCCGCGAACTGCACGACCAACGCGAAGAGGCCCTGGCCGACGTCCTCACCACCGAAACCGCCCTCACCCCCGACGACCCCACCCCCCGCGCCGCCGCCGCCCTCCTCACCGCCGCCCACCGCACCCTGTTCCACCACGTCCAGGCCCTGACCCGCGCGGGCCACCCCACCGAGGAGATCGCCACCGCGGCAACCCGCTCAGCCGAGAAGGTCTTCGACTTGCTGGAACCGTCCTTGGGCGACTACGCGCGCGCTGGGGCTGGTGCCGCCGGCCTCAGCGCACCGGGGTAG
- a CDS encoding DUF6531 domain-containing protein translates to MAAASVWAVLQLLLLSWPVRTVRWPTVLLAFGVGAYGCGVLSMALELVVARQLATTREKSLSGVMDVVSWTTAPAVEELVKIAPLLVAGWALRRRMQWGLADFVVLGGAAGAGFGLLEKLLMYAESAGKAAPTDEGGWQIAGGLIDPPYVPGLEQILGSWFPSSTGTVEVGGPTLPYEVHIFASALGGLAVGLLWCGGRVLTRVAALVPLAGAVAIHWVTNYAAAFPGDETAMEWREKLAGDWGLWIILGCLAVAWIWDLRRSRLGRRHQPDVVLAAERQGQTAPEALLGYALLRLPATWILALGYARQRRALLYATAHPRSRPEKLEPLRESVVQQTHRMDATHRQEAWRGVTLRQLWHRAREQRPRWPRQEKVLLVLSLLLAVPSLLYLAVGSFPSTKDLQQYFTEGTGLRILVGVGLAGLVLTLWRLMSAVRGYRAASASPLGEAVALVQFRIAVCAGSLVVGVLLLSRWSAIADGEAPLAGYRILGTDRFLLEKLLETGLPLLLTLAMFAMPYALPLELAMGGGLAETLLMGLGPRALAPVASRIGARLAAREATQWARGALRSRGRGVFSRTWDRVRHGRTDPVDLATGRMFLPQTDVELPGVLPLVFSRRVDSGYRAGRWFGPTWASTADQRLESDEQGVIFFTEDGLLLAYPHPVPGGPAVLPAEGPRWPLARTADGVTYTVTHPEAGLVRTFTPYGDGTVALLQEITDRNGNRVTFTYDASGTPLEILHSGGYRLRLTSENERITGLYVGDVRVMGYGYTDGRLTEVTGSSGLPLRFVYDRVGRVTSWIDTNNRWYSYAYDEHDRVIAEGGEGGHYTLRIGYDGVDPDFPGLKVTTLTSPDGAVTRYLIDEAHQVVGEIDAAGAVSRTVYDEAGRTVAETDPLGRTTGFRYDEHGHPTAVIRPDGSEISATLDAQGNPVQITDPDGAVWRQTFDAAGNRTTLTDPLAATTRYLYDARGGLLAVTDPLAATTRVRCDGAGLPVEITDPLGATTCYQRDAFGRVVAETDPLGAVTRYEWSPEGKLLRRTGPDGSAESWTYDGEGNCLSHTDPVGGTTVYEYTHFDLLAARTGPDGARYEFEHDAALRLTRVTNPQGLTWSYAYDLAGRLVTETDFDGRRVSYAHDAAGQLVSRTDPLGQRTGYVHDALGRVVSQDAAGQISTFRWGPAGDILEAIGPDTELTRTYDPVGRMLSETVDGRTLHLAYDAAGQLVSRRTPAGAETIYAYDAAGNRIALTAGVHVLASAYDAAGREITRRIGDALALTHTWDRLGRLTTQALTGVSGDIHHRAYGYRADGHLTSVDDHLSGRRTFDLDAAGRVTAVQAHGWTETYAYDEAGNQTHATWPSTQPAQEATGPRTYTGTRITGAGSVRYEHDEAGRLTLRQKTRLSRKPDTWHYTWDAEDRLVSVTTPDGTVWRYRYDPFGRRTTKQRLAADGETVLEQTDFTWDGPTLVEQTTTAPDFPHPVTLTWDHDGLHPIAQTERVTEATTQREIDARFFAIVTDLVGTPTELIDDSGTIAWHTRSTLWGTTTWAADSTAYTPLRFPGQYFDPETGLHYNFHRYYDPDSARYLSPDPLGLSPAPNPAAYTQNPHTWFDPLGLSPCPGGNHNWAGNPAEHARLRRFYEQAQKYGKAGYRELESGRFRFYGNVTPARKEGEIMGRRLVREWDPATDSTRIWHESLDHGGRVRITRPDVKLTGGKKVHYLFDGTGNLIGKF, encoded by the coding sequence ATGGCTGCTGCGTCCGTATGGGCTGTGCTGCAGCTGCTGTTGCTGTCCTGGCCGGTGCGGACGGTGCGGTGGCCGACGGTGCTGCTCGCCTTCGGGGTGGGGGCGTACGGCTGCGGCGTGCTCTCGATGGCCCTGGAACTCGTGGTGGCACGTCAGTTGGCCACCACGCGGGAGAAATCACTGTCGGGCGTCATGGATGTGGTGTCGTGGACGACGGCTCCGGCAGTGGAGGAGCTGGTCAAGATCGCGCCGCTCCTGGTCGCGGGGTGGGCACTGCGCAGACGGATGCAGTGGGGGCTGGCGGACTTCGTGGTGCTGGGCGGCGCCGCCGGAGCTGGGTTCGGGCTGCTGGAAAAGCTGCTGATGTATGCCGAGTCCGCGGGTAAGGCCGCCCCCACGGACGAGGGGGGCTGGCAGATCGCGGGGGGACTGATCGACCCGCCGTACGTTCCCGGCCTCGAACAGATCCTCGGCAGTTGGTTCCCCTCATCGACCGGCACCGTCGAAGTCGGGGGTCCGACACTCCCCTACGAGGTACACATCTTCGCCAGCGCGCTCGGCGGGCTGGCGGTGGGCCTGCTGTGGTGCGGTGGCCGCGTCCTGACCCGGGTCGCGGCCCTGGTGCCACTGGCCGGGGCGGTCGCGATCCACTGGGTGACCAATTACGCCGCGGCCTTCCCGGGCGACGAAACCGCGATGGAGTGGCGGGAGAAGCTGGCCGGGGACTGGGGCCTGTGGATCATCCTGGGGTGCCTTGCCGTCGCGTGGATCTGGGATCTGCGCCGGTCCCGCCTGGGCCGACGGCACCAACCTGACGTCGTGCTGGCTGCCGAACGCCAGGGCCAGACCGCCCCCGAAGCTCTCCTCGGGTACGCCCTGTTGCGCCTCCCGGCCACCTGGATCCTCGCCCTGGGCTACGCCCGGCAGCGCCGGGCGCTGCTGTACGCCACGGCCCACCCCCGTAGCCGCCCGGAGAAGTTGGAGCCGCTGCGCGAGTCGGTCGTCCAGCAGACCCACCGGATGGACGCGACCCACCGCCAGGAGGCATGGCGCGGCGTGACCTTACGGCAGCTGTGGCACCGGGCCCGGGAGCAGCGACCCCGCTGGCCGCGGCAGGAGAAAGTCCTCCTGGTGCTCAGCCTGCTGCTGGCCGTCCCTTCCCTGCTGTATCTGGCGGTGGGTTCCTTCCCGTCCACGAAGGATCTGCAGCAGTACTTCACCGAGGGCACCGGGCTGCGCATCCTGGTCGGCGTCGGCCTGGCCGGGCTGGTCCTGACCCTGTGGCGCCTGATGTCCGCCGTACGCGGCTACCGGGCCGCAAGCGCGTCTCCGCTGGGCGAGGCCGTCGCCCTGGTCCAGTTCCGCATCGCCGTCTGCGCGGGCTCACTCGTCGTCGGCGTCCTGTTGCTGTCCCGCTGGTCCGCGATCGCGGACGGCGAGGCCCCTCTGGCGGGCTACCGCATTCTCGGCACCGACCGCTTTCTCCTGGAAAAGCTCCTCGAGACCGGCCTCCCTCTCCTCCTCACCCTCGCCATGTTCGCCATGCCCTACGCGCTGCCCCTGGAACTCGCCATGGGCGGCGGGCTGGCGGAGACCCTGCTGATGGGCCTCGGCCCGCGCGCCCTGGCCCCGGTCGCCTCACGCATCGGCGCCAGGCTGGCGGCGCGGGAGGCGACACAATGGGCGCGCGGCGCTCTCCGCAGCCGTGGCCGGGGGGTGTTCTCCCGTACCTGGGACCGGGTGCGACACGGCCGTACCGATCCGGTGGATCTGGCGACCGGGCGGATGTTCCTGCCGCAGACGGATGTGGAGCTGCCGGGTGTGCTGCCGCTGGTGTTCTCCCGCCGGGTGGACTCCGGATACCGCGCCGGGCGGTGGTTCGGCCCGACCTGGGCATCGACGGCCGACCAGCGGCTGGAGTCCGACGAGCAGGGCGTGATCTTCTTCACCGAGGACGGTCTGCTGCTGGCCTATCCGCATCCGGTGCCGGGCGGCCCCGCGGTCCTCCCCGCGGAGGGTCCGCGCTGGCCGCTGGCACGGACGGCGGACGGGGTGACGTACACCGTCACCCACCCGGAGGCCGGGCTCGTCCGCACCTTCACCCCGTACGGCGACGGAACGGTGGCACTCCTGCAGGAGATCACCGACCGCAACGGCAACCGCGTCACCTTCACCTACGACGCCTCCGGCACGCCCCTCGAAATCCTCCACAGCGGTGGCTACCGGCTGCGGCTGACGTCGGAGAACGAGCGGATCACCGGCCTGTACGTGGGGGACGTGCGGGTGATGGGCTACGGCTACACCGACGGCCGGCTCACCGAAGTGACGGGCTCCTCGGGGCTGCCGCTGCGTTTCGTCTACGACCGGGTCGGGCGGGTCACGTCCTGGATCGACACCAACAACCGCTGGTACTCCTACGCCTACGACGAGCACGACCGGGTCATCGCCGAGGGCGGCGAAGGCGGCCACTACACCCTCCGCATCGGCTACGACGGGGTGGACCCGGACTTCCCCGGTCTGAAGGTCACGACCCTCACCTCACCGGACGGTGCGGTCACCCGCTATCTGATCGACGAGGCGCACCAGGTCGTCGGGGAGATCGACGCGGCCGGCGCGGTCAGCCGCACGGTGTACGACGAAGCGGGCCGTACGGTCGCCGAGACCGACCCGCTGGGCCGCACCACCGGCTTCCGCTACGACGAGCACGGGCATCCGACGGCCGTGATCCGGCCGGACGGCAGCGAGATCAGCGCGACGCTGGACGCACAGGGCAACCCGGTACAGATCACCGACCCGGACGGCGCGGTATGGCGGCAGACCTTCGACGCGGCGGGCAACCGCACCACCCTCACCGACCCGCTCGCCGCCACCACCCGGTATCTGTACGACGCACGCGGAGGTCTCCTCGCCGTCACCGACCCGCTGGCCGCGACGACCCGGGTGCGCTGCGACGGGGCCGGGCTCCCCGTCGAAATCACCGACCCGCTGGGGGCCACGACCTGCTACCAGCGGGACGCCTTCGGCCGCGTCGTGGCCGAGACCGACCCGCTGGGTGCGGTGACCCGCTACGAGTGGAGCCCGGAGGGCAAGCTCCTGCGCCGCACGGGGCCGGATGGCTCGGCGGAGTCCTGGACGTACGACGGCGAGGGCAACTGCCTCTCTCATACCGACCCCGTCGGTGGCACGACGGTGTACGAGTACACCCACTTCGACCTGCTGGCCGCCCGCACGGGCCCGGACGGGGCCCGCTACGAGTTCGAGCACGACGCGGCGCTGCGGCTGACGAGGGTCACCAATCCGCAGGGGCTGACCTGGAGTTACGCGTACGACCTGGCGGGCCGCCTGGTGACGGAGACGGACTTCGACGGCCGTAGGGTGAGCTACGCGCATGACGCGGCGGGCCAACTCGTCTCGCGTACCGACCCTCTGGGCCAACGCACCGGCTACGTCCACGACGCGCTGGGCCGCGTAGTGTCCCAGGACGCCGCCGGGCAGATATCGACCTTCCGCTGGGGCCCGGCCGGAGACATACTCGAGGCCATCGGCCCGGACACCGAGCTGACCCGGACGTACGACCCCGTCGGCCGCATGCTCTCCGAGACAGTGGACGGCCGCACCCTGCACCTGGCCTACGACGCGGCAGGGCAGCTCGTCTCCCGCCGTACCCCGGCAGGGGCGGAGACTATTTACGCCTACGACGCGGCGGGCAACCGCATCGCCCTGACGGCCGGGGTCCACGTCCTCGCCTCGGCATACGACGCAGCAGGCCGCGAAATCACGCGCCGCATCGGCGACGCCCTCGCCCTCACCCATACTTGGGACCGACTCGGCCGCCTGACCACGCAAGCTCTGACCGGCGTATCTGGCGACATCCACCACCGGGCGTACGGCTACCGAGCCGACGGCCACCTCACCTCGGTGGACGACCACTTGTCGGGCCGACGCACCTTCGACCTGGACGCGGCGGGCCGGGTCACCGCCGTCCAAGCCCACGGCTGGACCGAGACCTACGCCTACGACGAGGCGGGCAACCAAACACACGCGACCTGGCCGAGCACGCAACCCGCCCAGGAGGCGACGGGGCCCCGCACCTACACCGGTACGCGCATCACCGGCGCGGGCTCGGTCCGCTACGAACACGACGAGGCGGGCCGCCTCACCCTCCGCCAAAAGACCCGCCTGTCCCGCAAACCGGATACCTGGCACTACACCTGGGACGCCGAAGACCGCCTGGTATCGGTCACCACCCCCGACGGCACGGTGTGGCGCTACCGCTACGACCCCTTCGGCCGCCGCACCACCAAACAACGCCTCGCGGCAGACGGCGAAACCGTCCTGGAGCAAACGGATTTCACCTGGGACGGCCCCACCCTCGTGGAACAGACCACCACCGCCCCGGACTTCCCCCACCCCGTCACCCTCACCTGGGACCACGACGGCCTTCACCCCATAGCCCAGACCGAACGCGTCACCGAAGCCACCACCCAACGCGAAATCGACGCCCGCTTCTTCGCGATCGTCACCGACCTGGTCGGCACCCCCACCGAACTCATCGACGATTCGGGCACCATCGCGTGGCACACCCGCTCCACCCTCTGGGGCACCACGACCTGGGCCGCCGACAGCACGGCGTACACCCCGCTCCGCTTCCCCGGCCAATACTTCGACCCGGAAACCGGCCTCCACTACAATTTCCATCGCTATTACGACCCGGATTCCGCCCGCTATCTCTCCCCCGACCCTCTAGGTCTATCCCCCGCCCCCAACCCGGCCGCCTACACCCAGAACCCCCACACCTGGTTTGATCCCCTAGGACTATCCCCATGTCCAGGCGGCAACCACAATTGGGCCGGCAATCCCGCTGAACACGCCCGGCTAAGACGATTCTACGAACAAGCCCAAAAATACGGGAAGGCCGGTTACAGGGAACTAGAAAGCGGAAGATTCCGCTTTTATGGAAATGTAACACCCGCAAGGAAGGAAGGCGAAATAATGGGACGCCGACTCGTCCGAGAGTGGGATCCCGCAACTGACTCCACTCGCATTTGGCACGAATCACTTGATCACGGCGGCAGGGTACGCATCACAAGACCCGACGTAAAACTCACGGGCGGCAAAAAGGTGCACTACCTGTTCGACGGCACCGGAAATCTCATAGGAAAATTTTAA
- a CDS encoding DNA-binding protein, producing MNLRNEIIKRLTALTEGTSPPEEVSEWATSTMQEDAPDLLDADVWQALDRLSGADLKSDPTTYLHSTEDYVEWLREFREQ from the coding sequence ATGAATCTGAGGAATGAAATCATCAAAAGACTCACGGCGCTTACCGAAGGCACCAGCCCCCCGGAGGAGGTCTCCGAATGGGCGACTTCCACAATGCAGGAAGACGCCCCGGACCTACTGGACGCCGATGTCTGGCAAGCGCTTGATCGCCTGAGTGGGGCAGACCTCAAGTCTGACCCGACAACCTACCTGCACAGCACAGAAGACTACGTGGAGTGGCTGCGCGAGTTCAGGGAACAATAA
- a CDS encoding DUF397 domain-containing protein has product MNTALDLSGAEWVKSSYSSGDEGQCVEFAPSIATTAGVVPVRDSKHPAGPALVFPVEAWDTFTTALRTGEFPRLALIVP; this is encoded by the coding sequence ATGAACACCGCCCTCGACCTGTCCGGTGCTGAATGGGTCAAGTCCAGCTACAGCAGCGGCGACGAAGGCCAGTGCGTGGAGTTCGCGCCCTCCATAGCCACCACTGCCGGTGTCGTCCCCGTCCGCGACAGCAAACACCCGGCAGGCCCGGCCCTCGTGTTCCCCGTGGAGGCGTGGGACACGTTCACGACCGCTCTGCGTACCGGAGAATTCCCACGCCTCGCCCTTATTGTTCCCTGA
- a CDS encoding helix-turn-helix domain-containing protein, with protein MSEAKEGQEPSSGAAFLGAEVRTWRMQAELSQRELGLKANYGQQYVAKVEAGERLASPEFADACDRVFGTPGLFARLRKRASQHGYPDWFVPYVQLERQAVGILDYSATLIMGMLQTAEYARAVFRSAHPRDAADQIDARVARRLQRREVMERDAPPLLWCVLSQACLRTEVGGREVMRAQLAHLLAEAESPHITLQVLPFSAGAPPVPGSFTLLTFDDEPSVVYADTAMAGQTIDSPAEVELATARYDRIRASALSPDDSLAVIHRLMEDYTR; from the coding sequence GTGAGTGAGGCCAAGGAAGGCCAGGAACCGTCGAGCGGAGCGGCGTTCTTAGGAGCCGAGGTACGGACCTGGCGGATGCAGGCGGAGCTGAGCCAGCGGGAGTTGGGCTTGAAGGCCAACTACGGGCAGCAATATGTGGCCAAGGTGGAGGCGGGGGAGCGCTTGGCCAGCCCCGAGTTCGCCGACGCGTGCGATCGGGTCTTCGGCACACCGGGCCTGTTCGCACGCCTGCGGAAGCGGGCCAGCCAGCATGGCTATCCGGACTGGTTCGTGCCGTACGTGCAGTTGGAGCGGCAGGCGGTCGGCATCCTGGACTACTCGGCGACGCTCATCATGGGCATGTTGCAGACGGCCGAGTACGCGCGAGCGGTATTCCGGTCCGCACATCCTCGGGACGCCGCCGACCAGATCGATGCAAGGGTGGCCAGACGATTGCAGCGACGAGAGGTGATGGAGCGGGATGCGCCGCCGTTGCTGTGGTGCGTCCTGAGTCAGGCGTGCCTACGCACTGAGGTGGGAGGAAGGGAAGTGATGCGCGCCCAACTCGCCCACCTCTTGGCCGAAGCAGAGTCTCCGCACATCACACTTCAGGTGCTGCCGTTCTCGGCCGGAGCACCTCCGGTGCCGGGAAGCTTTACCCTTCTGACGTTCGACGATGAACCGAGTGTTGTGTACGCAGATACAGCCATGGCGGGCCAGACGATCGATTCACCGGCAGAAGTGGAGCTCGCGACTGCCAGGTACGACCGCATCAGGGCTTCGGCTTTGTCGCCGGACGATTCGCTGGCCGTGATCCACAGACTGATGGAGGACTACACACGATGA